One segment of Arcanobacterium haemolyticum DSM 20595 DNA contains the following:
- the rph gene encoding ribonuclease PH has protein sequence MTTFTRADGRATNELRPVKITRNFLDAGEGSVLVEFGNTKVLCVASFTEGVPRWRKDSGLGWVTGEYSMLPRATSTRNQRESVKGKVSGRTQEISRLVGRALRAVVDMSALGDNTIVLDCDVLQADGGTRTASITGAYVALADAVAWGIERGHIKPRAGKPVLRDSVAAISVGIIDGVPCLDLPYEEDVRAETDMNVVMTGTGKFIEVQGTAEGEPFDRTELGQLLDLATAGCQELTSKQNDALGY, from the coding sequence ATGACTACTTTTACTCGCGCAGATGGCCGCGCAACCAATGAACTACGTCCAGTTAAGATCACCCGCAATTTCCTCGATGCCGGCGAAGGCTCTGTGCTTGTGGAATTTGGCAACACCAAAGTTTTGTGCGTTGCTTCCTTCACCGAAGGCGTACCGCGCTGGCGTAAGGACTCCGGTTTGGGCTGGGTCACCGGCGAATATTCGATGCTGCCCCGCGCAACTTCAACTCGTAACCAGCGCGAATCAGTGAAAGGAAAAGTCTCGGGCCGCACCCAAGAAATCTCCCGCCTGGTTGGGCGTGCCTTGCGCGCCGTCGTCGATATGAGTGCGCTAGGTGACAACACGATCGTCCTGGACTGTGACGTGCTCCAAGCCGATGGCGGAACCCGTACCGCGTCGATCACGGGCGCGTACGTGGCGCTTGCGGATGCGGTTGCGTGGGGGATCGAACGTGGCCATATTAAGCCACGCGCGGGCAAGCCGGTGCTGCGTGACTCGGTAGCCGCCATTTCGGTGGGAATCATCGACGGCGTGCCATGCTTGGATCTGCCGTATGAAGAAGACGTGCGCGCCGAAACCGATATGAACGTGGTTATGACCGGAACTGGAAAATTCATCGAAGTCCAGGGAACCGCAGAAGGCGAACCGTTCGATCGCACAGAACTTGGCCAGCTCTTGGACCTTGCCACGGCAGGATGCCAGGAACTCACGTCCAAGCAAAACGACGCCCTCGGGTACTAA
- a CDS encoding Fic family protein encodes MDEYPILRKLSYQNPSADEEEFRRRIESPSCVTLGFSVGDYPMFYVVSASMMSKVEEISRMASEIQKYMKILPDIVMGRYIRLLIADETVATNNIEGIYSTRKEALAAYDADKNTNMRLSSLVHLLASLADNPGYLPLRTPADIRVIYDIVTEGEVDEGDAPDGTLFRSQPVHVMSASQKVIHTGFQPEQKIIEGLEAMLQELTKPSGSHIISAVIAHLMFELVHPFYDGNGRTGRFILARKLAELGWPLTALSLSARINQHKNTYYKQFTEVEHPLNRGEATHFILFFLDLIRDTQQDLILQLEEALKRLLSVQMRLDQCNVDSDCSTILWILAQAELFSGGTTMERRELEQYVEKSTPTINRYIKQLVADGWVEIVAQRPVTIRLSDEGAPRLNLR; translated from the coding sequence GTGGACGAATATCCTATTCTGCGAAAACTGAGTTATCAGAATCCTAGTGCTGATGAGGAAGAATTTCGCCGGAGAATTGAATCTCCGTCGTGTGTAACATTGGGGTTTTCTGTTGGCGATTACCCGATGTTTTACGTGGTGAGTGCTTCTATGATGTCGAAAGTTGAAGAGATTTCTCGGATGGCTAGCGAGATCCAAAAATATATGAAGATACTTCCAGATATCGTCATGGGCCGCTATATAAGGCTCCTTATTGCAGATGAAACAGTCGCTACTAACAATATTGAGGGCATCTATTCAACGCGTAAAGAAGCGTTGGCGGCCTATGATGCAGATAAAAATACGAATATGAGGCTTTCTTCTCTTGTTCATCTTCTTGCGTCTTTGGCTGATAATCCTGGGTATTTGCCGCTTCGGACTCCTGCGGATATTCGCGTTATCTATGACATCGTTACTGAAGGTGAAGTAGACGAGGGGGACGCTCCGGATGGGACGTTATTCCGCTCTCAACCAGTGCACGTGATGTCAGCTTCTCAAAAAGTCATTCATACTGGCTTCCAGCCTGAACAGAAGATTATAGAAGGACTGGAGGCGATGCTCCAGGAATTAACGAAGCCCTCGGGGTCACACATCATTAGTGCGGTTATCGCTCATCTTATGTTCGAACTCGTTCACCCATTTTATGATGGCAATGGAAGAACTGGCAGATTTATTCTTGCTCGCAAACTTGCTGAATTAGGATGGCCGCTAACAGCGCTGAGCCTTTCGGCTCGTATTAATCAGCACAAAAACACATACTATAAACAGTTTACGGAAGTAGAGCATCCACTTAATCGCGGTGAAGCTACCCACTTTATCCTGTTTTTCTTGGATCTCATTCGTGATACTCAACAGGATCTTATACTTCAACTAGAAGAAGCACTTAAACGTTTACTTTCGGTTCAGATGCGTCTAGATCAGTGTAACGTGGATAGCGATTGTTCCACGATTTTATGGATTCTTGCCCAAGCGGAGTTGTTTTCTGGCGGAACTACAATGGAACGTCGAGAATTAGAACAGTACGTTGAGAAATCGACTCCCACGATCAACCGTTACATCAAACAACTTGTAGCAGATGGATGGGTTGAGATAGTTGCACAGCGGCCCGTCACGATTCGGTTGTCGGATGAAGGTGCGCCACGTCTTAACCTACGCTAA
- a CDS encoding MBL fold metallo-hydrolase: protein MKLTIIGCSGSMSGMESAASSYLIQADGLDVNGLTRTFSIVVDFGPGAMGQLLRYVDPARVDAMFLSHLHADHCADMVGMQVYRRWYPEGALPQVPVYSPGDGAARTRGLSDDDPAETYETEFDFHQVHARDVVNVGPLRVEFFTAWHTVPTLALRISGPSEDPELGRDVVLTYTGDTDTAPSVADAERDADLVLSEAAFEEGRDTVRGVHLTGLRAGEIAAEAGARRLVLTHLQPWTNADKNVADARMAFTGDIQVAKPGAVYTL, encoded by the coding sequence GTGAAACTGACTATCATTGGGTGTTCTGGTTCGATGTCTGGTATGGAATCGGCCGCGTCGTCGTATCTTATCCAAGCCGATGGGCTGGACGTAAATGGATTGACGCGAACTTTTTCGATCGTGGTTGATTTTGGTCCAGGTGCCATGGGGCAGTTGTTGCGTTACGTGGATCCGGCGCGGGTAGATGCCATGTTTTTGTCTCACCTTCACGCGGATCATTGTGCGGATATGGTAGGGATGCAAGTGTATCGCCGCTGGTATCCAGAGGGCGCGTTGCCGCAGGTTCCAGTGTATTCGCCGGGAGATGGTGCGGCGCGTACGCGTGGGCTTTCCGACGACGATCCGGCAGAAACGTACGAAACCGAGTTTGATTTCCACCAGGTTCACGCCAGGGACGTGGTGAATGTTGGTCCGTTGCGGGTTGAATTCTTTACCGCGTGGCATACGGTTCCTACGTTGGCGTTGCGCATTAGCGGGCCATCGGAGGATCCGGAACTTGGGCGTGACGTTGTGCTTACCTATACGGGTGATACGGACACGGCCCCGAGTGTGGCTGATGCTGAACGGGATGCGGACTTGGTGTTGTCTGAGGCGGCGTTTGAAGAAGGGCGCGATACGGTTCGCGGCGTACATCTGACTGGTCTGCGGGCCGGGGAGATTGCTGCGGAAGCGGGTGCTCGCCGTCTCGTTCTAACCCATTTACAGCCGTGGACTAACGCGGACAAGAACGTGGCGGATGCTCGCATGGCATTTACTGGGGACATTCAGGTGGCTAAGCCGGGAGCGGTTTACACGTTGTAA
- the murI gene encoding glutamate racemase, with the protein MGNVRNDAPIGVFDSGIGGLTVARAIIDQLPYESITYVGDTANCPYGPRPIAHVRELALNVMDHLVSTGVKMLVIACNSASSAVLHDARERYTKQLGIPVVEVIRPAARAALHATRNNKIGVIATQATIQSGAYDDALAVVPDVNVFSASAPRFVEFAEAGITTGDLVLKTAREYLEPIKESGVDTLVLGCTHYPFLSGVIGYVMGEGVLLVSSAEETAKDVYRALTEENLLRSSESGAPLYSFNVTGESGSFETLARRFIGPKVADVAHVDVPHLHHRCDV; encoded by the coding sequence ATGGGAAACGTGCGTAATGATGCTCCGATCGGGGTCTTTGATTCAGGTATTGGTGGATTAACGGTAGCGCGTGCCATTATCGATCAGCTCCCGTACGAATCGATCACGTACGTAGGGGATACCGCCAACTGCCCATATGGCCCACGTCCTATTGCTCACGTGCGTGAATTGGCGTTGAACGTCATGGATCATCTGGTGTCTACTGGCGTGAAGATGCTGGTGATTGCGTGCAATTCGGCGTCGTCTGCCGTGCTTCATGATGCTCGTGAACGTTACACAAAGCAGTTGGGGATTCCTGTTGTTGAGGTGATTCGGCCGGCTGCGCGTGCGGCTTTGCACGCCACTCGGAACAACAAGATTGGTGTGATCGCTACCCAGGCTACCATTCAATCGGGTGCGTATGATGATGCTCTGGCGGTAGTGCCTGATGTGAACGTGTTTTCGGCTTCAGCCCCACGGTTTGTGGAGTTTGCGGAAGCGGGTATTACTACGGGGGATCTTGTGCTGAAAACTGCCCGGGAGTATCTGGAACCTATTAAGGAATCTGGTGTGGATACGCTGGTTCTTGGGTGTACCCACTATCCGTTCTTGTCTGGTGTGATTGGGTATGTGATGGGAGAGGGCGTTCTTCTTGTCTCGTCTGCTGAAGAAACAGCGAAAGACGTCTACCGTGCGTTAACTGAAGAAAATCTTTTGCGGTCTTCGGAATCTGGTGCGCCGCTGTACAGCTTCAATGTCACTGGCGAAAGTGGCTCGTTTGAAACGTTGGCACGGCGTTTCATCGGGCCGAAAGTTGCCGACGTTGCCCATGTGGATGTTCCACACCTTCATCATCGTTGTGACGTTTAG
- a CDS encoding DUF2017 family protein, protein MRAFVSVRGGYESQLDDDERNMIRGLASDVVLILGSDVDRELDRRKRIAEDPFAAFEDQFMAIEQMVEQEGALDDPFGADHSPDTLPHDLPFDDALERLLPDMSEDPELAKELRAITEESIAAAKIDHLVSMYETLTSIPDGIVDVTITNDAAPAWLAAMNDIRMVLSMRLEITDDADAERVYERAGIFTGLNSRDDSGLPPIETQEDMMAVLYAMVTWWQESLISAVRRKSLRG, encoded by the coding sequence GTGAGAGCTTTTGTATCGGTTCGTGGGGGTTATGAATCCCAGTTGGACGACGACGAGCGCAACATGATCCGCGGTCTGGCATCAGATGTGGTTCTTATTTTGGGGTCTGATGTAGATCGGGAGCTTGATCGGCGGAAGCGGATTGCAGAAGATCCGTTTGCAGCCTTTGAGGATCAGTTTATGGCGATTGAGCAGATGGTGGAACAAGAAGGTGCCTTGGATGATCCGTTTGGGGCGGATCATTCGCCGGATACGTTGCCGCACGATCTGCCGTTTGATGATGCGCTGGAACGGCTGTTGCCAGATATGAGTGAGGATCCGGAGCTGGCTAAGGAACTCCGGGCGATCACGGAGGAAAGTATTGCGGCGGCGAAGATCGATCACTTGGTGTCGATGTATGAAACGCTCACGTCGATTCCAGATGGCATCGTGGATGTAACGATTACGAACGATGCTGCGCCGGCATGGCTGGCCGCGATGAATGACATCCGGATGGTGTTATCAATGCGGTTGGAAATCACGGATGATGCGGATGCTGAGCGCGTATATGAGCGTGCGGGGATTTTCACAGGATTGAATTCGCGGGATGATTCTGGCCTTCCTCCTATTGAAACTCAAGAAGATATGATGGCCGTGCTTTATGCTATGGTGACCTGGTGGCAAGAGTCACTGATAAGTGCGGTTCGGCGCAAGTCATTGCGTGGGTAG
- the clpS gene encoding ATP-dependent Clp protease adapter ClpS yields MSNQSNQPLAPRSETDAQESVFSDAAWLTVVHDDPVNLMAYVQWVFESYFGMTSTVARERMLAVHRKGRAVLAAGGREAMERDVQAMHTYGLRATIEQEA; encoded by the coding sequence ATGTCCAATCAATCGAATCAGCCGCTCGCGCCGCGCTCAGAAACGGACGCTCAGGAATCAGTTTTTTCTGATGCCGCCTGGCTTACCGTTGTTCACGATGATCCCGTTAACTTGATGGCATATGTGCAGTGGGTGTTTGAAAGCTACTTTGGAATGACGTCCACAGTGGCGCGTGAGCGCATGCTTGCGGTTCATCGGAAGGGGCGCGCGGTTCTTGCGGCCGGCGGCCGGGAGGCGATGGAACGTGACGTTCAGGCGATGCATACGTATGGTTTGCGGGCAACGATTGAGCAGGAGGCGTAA
- a CDS encoding nicotinate phosphoribosyltransferase gives MIFSQSTALLTDMYELTMIESAFATGRADVPCVFEVFGRRLPGQRRYGVVAGTARILEALREFRFTEGELAYLRDANVVGERTLEYLKNWEFTGDIYGYAEGECYFPYSPLLTVVGTFAECVVLETLVLSILNYDSAVATAASRVTIAAHDRPCLEMGARRTHEYSAVAAARAAVIGGFVGTSDLEAGRRYGISTIGTAAHSFTLLHENEEEAFDAQISTLGPNTTLLVDTYNIPTGVERAVAAARRAGGELGAVRIDSGDLVAQAFKVREQLDSLGATTTKITVTSDLDEYAIAALNAAPVDSYGVGTKLVTGSGHPTAQLVYKLVARQDDSGEWVPVQKKAESKGSRGGLKVAGRRNDVTGRATAELIVTADSFAEGVAYIKEQGARPLQVKLVDGGVINDEYVNASALGRAAERHRSSRAALPYAAWRLSEGEPGLPTEFVDLHAQL, from the coding sequence ATGATATTTTCACAGAGCACCGCTCTCTTAACGGATATGTATGAGCTGACGATGATCGAGTCAGCTTTTGCGACGGGGCGCGCCGACGTTCCTTGTGTTTTTGAAGTTTTTGGCCGCCGGCTTCCTGGGCAGCGCCGCTACGGGGTTGTGGCTGGTACCGCCCGAATTTTGGAGGCGTTGCGTGAGTTTAGGTTTACTGAGGGCGAGCTGGCTTATTTGCGGGATGCCAACGTGGTTGGTGAGCGCACGTTAGAGTATTTGAAGAATTGGGAGTTCACCGGCGATATTTACGGGTATGCGGAAGGCGAATGCTATTTCCCGTATTCTCCATTGCTTACCGTGGTTGGCACATTCGCGGAATGCGTTGTGCTTGAGACTCTTGTGTTGTCCATATTGAATTACGATTCGGCGGTTGCTACCGCGGCTTCGCGCGTGACTATCGCGGCGCACGATCGGCCATGTTTGGAGATGGGGGCGCGCCGCACGCACGAATACAGCGCGGTTGCGGCGGCCCGTGCCGCTGTGATTGGTGGTTTTGTGGGCACGTCCGATCTGGAAGCTGGGCGCCGGTACGGGATTTCCACTATTGGTACGGCCGCACATTCGTTCACGTTACTTCACGAGAATGAGGAAGAAGCATTTGACGCCCAGATTTCTACGCTGGGCCCGAATACCACGCTTCTTGTGGATACGTACAATATTCCAACCGGCGTTGAGCGCGCGGTTGCGGCGGCCCGCCGGGCTGGCGGCGAACTTGGCGCCGTGCGTATCGATTCTGGCGATTTGGTTGCGCAGGCTTTCAAGGTTCGGGAGCAGTTGGATTCGTTGGGAGCGACGACGACGAAGATCACGGTCACCTCTGACCTGGACGAATATGCGATCGCCGCACTGAATGCTGCCCCGGTGGATTCGTATGGGGTAGGCACGAAACTGGTTACGGGCTCCGGGCATCCAACGGCTCAACTTGTGTATAAGTTGGTAGCCCGCCAGGATGATTCTGGCGAATGGGTACCAGTGCAGAAGAAGGCCGAATCGAAGGGTTCGCGGGGCGGTTTGAAAGTTGCCGGGCGCCGTAACGATGTGACCGGCCGGGCTACCGCCGAATTGATCGTGACTGCCGATAGTTTTGCCGAAGGCGTGGCCTATATTAAAGAACAGGGTGCTCGCCCACTCCAGGTGAAACTGGTTGATGGCGGCGTGATTAATGACGAGTACGTGAATGCGTCTGCTCTTGGGCGGGCCGCGGAACGCCATCGCAGTTCACGTGCTGCTTTGCCGTATGCCGCATGGCGGCTTTCAGAAGGTGAACCTGGATTGCCAACCGAATTCGTGGATCTGCACGCACAGTTATAA